The window CTAAAAAAAACCGATTTGATTTTTGAGGGTTGGAAAGTCCATTTAACAGACGTTCCATCGCCAGAATCGTAAGGTTCTGTCGGAGAAGGGATCATTGAAATTCCTTTTCCTTTCCAGTTTCCCTTTACGTAATCATTCCATTCGTCTAAATTGGAAAAGTAATTGTATATAAGTGAATCCAAAAATGAAAACTATCTTTAACCGATTGATATCTTCCAGAATTTATCTTCTGGTTCTCCTTACTCTCTTTTTTTGCAAACCAGATGTAGGAAAAGTTGATTTTTATCCAGACCCGCTCCCAACCGTTTCGGGAAGTAGTGAGTCAATGAATGAATGGAAGGGGAAGGTGATTGTCCTTGATTTTTGGGCCACATGGTGTGAACCTTGCGCCAAAGCAGTGCCTACCATCAACGAATGGAAAAAATCGGTTTCTGATACGGATTTTGTATTTCGTGGGATCAATACGGATACTACGGAACCATTGGAAAAAATCAAAGATGATATGGCACGATTGAAAATGACTTACCCCACCTTACTTGATAAAGACTGGAAAATGACTGATTTTTACAAAGTAGAAGGAATCCCATGTGTTCTCGTTTTTGATCGAAATGGAAAAATAGTGTACCGCCAGTACGGACTAGAAAAAGAAGACCTAACAGGGCTTGTGATCCGGTCTCATGTTTGGGCCTCGTCGGAATTGCCATAATTGTGCAATGCGAAACAAGAATTTGGATTTCCATTGATTTCGATGACAAGAATGAAAATGTCTTGACTCATGTTCGTTAAAAAAGTCCCTTAAAGATACCTTTTACCGTTTTCTTTTCAGAAAGGAGTCAGAATCATGCCAGCCAATTTGCCCGAACTGTTCCAGCAGAGTGCTGAAAAATTTGGGAACCGCCCCGCATTCGTTAGTAAAGACGAATCGAAGTCCTATAAACCCGTTACCTTCAAAGAAGTATATGATCTTGGTATCAACTTAGCAGAAGCACTTATTGATTTAGGTGTGAGTGCAAAGGAAAATGTTGCCTTACTTGCCGATAACCGATTGGAATGGATTGTTTCCGATTATGGTATCCTCATGTCAGGGGCTGCAGACGTTCCTCGCGGAACTGATATTACAGATTCAGAAATTGTTTATATTCTCAATCATTGTGAAGCAAAAGTCGTTTTCCTTGAAAATGATAAAATGCTCGAGAAATTCCAAAAGAATCGTTCTCAGTTAGAATTTGCTAAAACTCTCATCGTCATGGATAAAAAATCCACCGCCACGGGAGTTTTAAAACTGTATGATTTGATTGAAAAAGGGAAAGAACTCCGAGCAAAAGGTTCTAAAAAAGCAGAAGAAAGAATGAAAGCCATTCTTCCTGATGATCTTTTTACCATCATTTATACTTCAGGAACGACAGGTATGCCAAAGGGTGTCATGTTAAAACATAGTAACATGATCCACCAAACGACTGCCATCCTTGGAAGTATGATTGATATCAAAGCAGACGAACGAATGTTATCGATTCTACCAGTTTGGCATGTATTCGAACGGGTGTTTGAATACTTAGCAATTGCAGCAGGTTGTGCTACTTACTACACAAATGTTCGTGATCTCCGCGATGATATGAAAAAAGCAAAACCAACGTTTATGGCATCCGCTCCAAGACTTTGGGAAAGTATTTATAACGGAATTTATACAAGGATCAATGACCCAAAACAAACTCCTGCGATTCGCCGGGGGCTATTCAATTTGGCTTATTTTTTCTCCAAACATTTTAATGCTTCGATGCGTTTCCTAAAGGGAAACCAAGTTGATTATGTTGGAAGGAATCCAATCGTTTCTCTTTTTAAGGGGGTGTATTACCTCACCGTAGCGATTGTATTAGCAGTTCCTTATTTCCTACTCGACTTAGTTGTTCTTTCCAAAATTCGGGAAGCCACAGGTGGTGAGCTCAAGGCATCCGTTTCGGGTGGAGGAGCCCTACAAAGGCACGTTGATGCCTTCTTCAATGACATTGGAATCAATGTACTAGAAGGGTATGGTATGACGGAAACTTCTCCTGTTATTTCCGTAAGGACATTCAAAAAACTCGTACAAGGGTCTGTAGGCGTGATCACTCCAGAGACTTCCGTACAGATTCGGGATGATTTGGGAAAAGTGCTCACGCATGTTGATGCCAACAATCAGCTTGTCTCGGGAAAATATGGCCAAAGGGGTGTGATTCACATCCGTGGACCACAAGTGATGAAAGGTTATTATAAAAACCCAGAAACCACTGCGAAAGTTCTGAAAGATGGTTGGATGGATACGGGAGACATTGGAATGTTCAATTTCAAAAAAACCCTTACCATTACAGGCCGTGCCAAAGATACTGTGGTTCTCCTTGGTGGCGAGAATGTCGAGCCTGTTCCGATTGAGGACAAACTCACAGAGTCTCCTTTTATCTCTCAGTGTATGGTGATTGGACAAGACCAAAAGAATTTGGGTGCAATCGTGATCCCTGATTTTGACCAACTCATGGCTTGGGCAAAGGAAAATGGAATTAGTGAGACGGACAAACAAAAACTCATTGAAAATCCAAAGGTGCTCGATTTCTACAAAAAGGAAATCAAAGCATTGAACAATACCAAAACTGGATTTAAATCATTTGAACAGGTGACACCTTTCATTCTCATCACAAAACCTTTTGAAGTGGGTGATGAATTGACAAACCTATTTAAAATGAAACGCCATTTGATTACGGAAAAATACAAAGATAAAATCGCGGCTCTCTACGCTGGTGACTAGTCAAACTTTCATTTTCTAAGCTTTCCGCCTCGGTTCCGGGGCGGATTTTACTCTTCCCTTTTCCAAACTCCGTCGATACTTTTTATGTGAATCGTTTAGATGGATCCTTAGTTTCTTCCCATGCCGGTGTATTTTACCCTTACCAACACCAAGATTTTTACGCCATGGATTCCTTGTTTTTATCACCCTTCAAAGAAGAGGAAGTTTGGGATTTTCAATCCCTTTCTCTTGTCCAAATGGGGTTTCTTGGTTTTTTAACCTTACGAGGTTCCATAAGAGAACAATTGGGACTTTCCAAAATGCAAGTGAGAGGTCTCTCCAAACATTGGCGATCTTATTTGGCGAAGGAAAATTTTTTAGGGAACCAGATTCATTGGGAAACATTAGAATTCATACCCAATTTAGTCGGTGAAAAAAA of the Leptospira biflexa serovar Patoc strain 'Patoc 1 (Paris)' genome contains:
- a CDS encoding TlpA family protein disulfide reductase — translated: MKTIFNRLISSRIYLLVLLTLFFCKPDVGKVDFYPDPLPTVSGSSESMNEWKGKVIVLDFWATWCEPCAKAVPTINEWKKSVSDTDFVFRGINTDTTEPLEKIKDDMARLKMTYPTLLDKDWKMTDFYKVEGIPCVLVFDRNGKIVYRQYGLEKEDLTGLVIRSHVWASSELP
- a CDS encoding AMP-dependent synthetase/ligase, coding for MPANLPELFQQSAEKFGNRPAFVSKDESKSYKPVTFKEVYDLGINLAEALIDLGVSAKENVALLADNRLEWIVSDYGILMSGAADVPRGTDITDSEIVYILNHCEAKVVFLENDKMLEKFQKNRSQLEFAKTLIVMDKKSTATGVLKLYDLIEKGKELRAKGSKKAEERMKAILPDDLFTIIYTSGTTGMPKGVMLKHSNMIHQTTAILGSMIDIKADERMLSILPVWHVFERVFEYLAIAAGCATYYTNVRDLRDDMKKAKPTFMASAPRLWESIYNGIYTRINDPKQTPAIRRGLFNLAYFFSKHFNASMRFLKGNQVDYVGRNPIVSLFKGVYYLTVAIVLAVPYFLLDLVVLSKIREATGGELKASVSGGGALQRHVDAFFNDIGINVLEGYGMTETSPVISVRTFKKLVQGSVGVITPETSVQIRDDLGKVLTHVDANNQLVSGKYGQRGVIHIRGPQVMKGYYKNPETTAKVLKDGWMDTGDIGMFNFKKTLTITGRAKDTVVLLGGENVEPVPIEDKLTESPFISQCMVIGQDQKNLGAIVIPDFDQLMAWAKENGISETDKQKLIENPKVLDFYKKEIKALNNTKTGFKSFEQVTPFILITKPFEVGDELTNLFKMKRHLITEKYKDKIAALYAGD